A segment of the Lentisphaerota bacterium genome:
TCACGTATGCAGCACAGCTTCCGATTCTCGATCTGGATGGCGGCGGTGACGAGGATGATGTGGATGACCCCGATAACGCATTCGTCGACAAGGATGGGGATTACACCGAGGATTGGTGGGAAGATCTCTACGATCCCTACTATGCGAATTCGGATGTGTACGATTCCCACATGGACCGCGATGATGACGGATGGGACAACTGGTCCGAGGCGCGCTATACTTCAAAGTCCGGGCTGACGACACGGCCCGACCAGGCTCATGAAGCGACGAGCGTGCCGATGCCCGAGGTCGCATTCACCTTCCATTACCCCGGACTGTTCAAAAACGGGTCGTTGGTGGTTTTGGCTTACAGCCGTCGGGCGATGGATGGCGATCCGGACGCGATTTTCGAGATGGACGCGCCGGAGTATTTCCCGGTTACGATCTCGACCAACAGCGTCCCCGCAGTCGGACGTTTGCGTCAGGGAAGCAACTGGTTCTTCGCCTTCATTGACCTGAGCGGCAACAGAGAGTGGGATCCGGGCGAGCCGGCCGGCTTGGCCGAGCGCTTCCCGTATGATGTGGGCTGGGACAAGAACGCGATGGCCTTCACCCTCAGCGACGCCCCGATCAACGGGTTTGTCCGTATGAAGTTGCCGGCGGTGACCGGAACGGGCTCGCACGGCGTTGACATCGGCCGTATTACGTGGGGCGGATTGGGTGGAACAAATCCCATATTCACGCGGGTCTTCTTCAAGTATATCAAAGGACCTCGCAACTGGATCCACGAGGGCGACATCCTGGATCCCAACGCAGCGGTGGGCGGCGGTAAATCGGGTCTGGATTGGGATGGGCGGATCTCTGGCATGCCAGTCTATCCAATCGGAACGACAAGCACGTACGAGCTCAGGGTTAACAACGTCAGCACCACCAACTACTTCGCCCTGAACTATCTGGGCACAACGCTGCCGACGCCCGTCGCGGAGTATCCGCGCGGGGCGGTTGTCACGTCGCCACGGCCGGAGTTCCGCTGGACCATGACCACCTATGCATCGGCGTTCGAACTGCAGATCCTGACGACGAACGCCTCCCCTGTGGTGGTGTACAGTTCGGGCACCAACGCCGCGCCGCCGTCGCGCAACGCCGACGGTTTGCGCGTGTGGTCGCCGCCGATTCACTGGGGTGACATCGTGCCGGCGCTGAACGGAGGCAATGGGGTGCTGACGAATGCCGCATTCCAGTGGCGTGTGCGTGCGTTCCAGCCCCGGTTGGTCACGGGCTTCACGGATGGGACGACCTATTCCAGCAGCATTAGCGCGTATTCGAGCAGCGAGACGGTGCGGGTCAACCTGAGCGACACGGTCACGGGGCTGGGGAGCATCAGGGTTGAGATTGCCGCGCCTTATCTGCCGCCCAATGCTCGCATCCGGGTGCAGGCGTTCACAACCGCTTCGCTCAACGACCTGCCGGTCGTGCAGCGGACGTTGAGCAACGTGAACACCTTGCCGCAGATCGTGACGCTGAACGGGCTGCAGAATCAGAAGCCCTACTTTGTCGCGGCCTACATCGATCAAAATACAGACAATGCCCGCGCGATCTGGGAATCATGGGGCTACTACCGCTTGATCGACGTGAACCCGGAGTTCTGGTTCCAGCCGGTAATGATCCAGGCGGGCAAGCTCAATCAGGCGCCGCTCGTTCCGCTGACCATTATGTACACCGATACGGATCAGGACCGGATCGCAGATGCGTATGAATACGCCGTCAGCGGTGGGTTGTCCGGAATTCCGGCCGGTGGGCCCATCACGCCGCTTGTGGTGGGCGAGTCCGGAGACGAGAAGGTCAGCCCGGATTGGTTGGGAGTCTTGGGTCTCGTCACAGGCAGCTCGGTTTACGGAGACTACGACGGTGATGGCTTGAACGACAAGCGGGAGTTCGATCTGGGTCTGTCGGCAACGGCCACCGATGAGTTGCATATCACCGGGCTAGACGCTGACAACCAACTGAACTGGACCTTGATGTCTGATCCCGATGCCGTCGGCACGCTGTCGACGACCACGCTCGCTCAACCCGTGACGTATGTCCTGGAGCGGACCGACTCGTTGGCAACACCGAATTGGATCCCGGTGACGGAGGTGGGATCGAAGGAGAAGGCAGGCGCATTTGATCTGGGGACGGACAGACACAATCGCCCCGCAGGCTTCTACCGGGTGCGTGTGGTAACGCCGTAGCGTATTCCCGAGTGGAATCAAACGAAACAGCCTCGTCACGTGTGACGAGGCTGTTTCGTTTTCCGGGATCACGCCCGGTTTCATCTGACTGCTTGGTACCGGTGGATCCCCGAACCCTGAATCCTCTCGTGCACAAACCGGAGGTTTGTGCACGCGCGCCTCAGGCTTCCCGAACATCCCGCAGCAGCGGCAGGGCATCATCCTTGGCCGACACGCAGGAGACGTCGCCGGGCCAGGCGATGGCGAGATCGGGATCGTTCCAGCGGATTCCCCGTTCGGCTTCGGGAGAGTAGGGGCAGGTGCATTTGTAGAGGAAGAGCGTGTCGTCCTCCAGCGCCACGAAGCCGTGGGCGAAGCCGGGCGGAATCCAGAGCATGGCGTGGTTGACGGCCGAAAGCTCGGTGCCGGCCCATTTTCCGAAGGTCGCCGACCCGGGCCGGAGGTCGACGGCGACATCCCACGCGCGGCCGCGGGCGACGCGAACCAGCTTGCCCTGGGCGTGTGGCGGAAGCTGGTAGTGCAGGCCGCGCAGCACGCCGCGCCGCGAGCAGGATTCGTTGTCCTGCGCAAAGTCAACAGGAAGGCCCGCTTGGAGCAGCGTGGACGCCTGGAAGGTTTCCAGGAAGAACCCGCGGCTGTCGCTGAACACGCGCGGCGTGATCAGGATGACGTCGGGAATCGCCAGGGGTGTGAAGGTCATACGGTTCCGGTGACCGGTGTTCAAAAGATGACGTGACAGGCGGGGAGAGCCTCGCGGATACGGACCTTCTCGGCAGCAGGAACCGGGCAGCGCGAGAGGGAAAGCGTGCGCAGCGCCTTCATCGACTGAAGGTTGGCGGGAAGCGCGGCGATGCGGGTATCGTTGAGGTCCAGGTTACGCAGGCGGGGCAAAGTGGCGATCCAGTCGGGAAAGGCGCTGATCGGGTTGCCGCTGAGCGACAGATCCTCCAGCCGGGTGAGTGTGCTGACGGCTGATGGAACCTCGGACAACAGGGCGTTGCTCACGTAGAGCCGTTCAAGGGCGATGAGGCGTCCAACGCTTTCGGGGAGGCTGGCGAGGCGGGTCTTGTTCAGGCGGAGCCAGCGGAGGC
Coding sequences within it:
- the rfbC gene encoding dTDP-4-dehydrorhamnose 3,5-epimerase; translation: MTFTPLAIPDVILITPRVFSDSRGFFLETFQASTLLQAGLPVDFAQDNESCSRRGVLRGLHYQLPPHAQGKLVRVARGRAWDVAVDLRPGSATFGKWAGTELSAVNHAMLWIPPGFAHGFVALEDDTLFLYKCTCPYSPEAERGIRWNDPDLAIAWPGDVSCVSAKDDALPLLRDVREA